From one Pedobacter faecalis genomic stretch:
- a CDS encoding formylglycine-generating enzyme family protein, protein MKKRVSRRLFGSCGLMLIVALFCGSCQPKAGEENLEKKTADDASCHSHMPSRFGAAAAPDLRAGTASKAGSKRGMKWIEGGSFSMGAATAGGRADEYPAHQVKVDGFWMDEKEVTNAQFAAFVKATGYKTVAERKPDWEELKKQLPPGTPKPPDDVLVPAGLTFNPPNHPVPLNNAAQWWRWTPGANWRHPQGPGSSIDGKDDYPVTQVSWEDATAYAKWAGKRLPTEAEWEYAARGGAENAIYPWGNDPVEQGKPKANTWQGSFPDRDTSWDGFSGLAPTGSFAPNKYGLYDMAGNVWEWVSDWYTADYYATLPGKGTVNPKGPAKGYDPDEPFVPKKVTRGGSFMCNASYCEGYKVTSRMKSSPDTGLENTGFRCVAGN, encoded by the coding sequence ATGAAAAAGAGGGTTAGCAGGCGCTTGTTTGGAAGTTGTGGTTTGATGCTTATCGTGGCATTGTTTTGCGGCTCTTGCCAGCCGAAGGCAGGTGAAGAAAATCTGGAAAAGAAAACCGCTGATGATGCATCCTGCCATAGTCATATGCCGAGCAGATTTGGTGCTGCGGCAGCACCGGATTTGAGAGCCGGCACAGCATCGAAAGCCGGGTCTAAGCGTGGCATGAAGTGGATTGAAGGCGGATCCTTTTCTATGGGGGCTGCGACGGCTGGAGGACGGGCCGATGAATATCCTGCGCATCAGGTAAAAGTGGATGGTTTCTGGATGGACGAGAAGGAAGTTACTAATGCACAGTTTGCAGCCTTTGTAAAGGCTACAGGCTATAAAACTGTGGCAGAGCGTAAGCCCGATTGGGAAGAACTCAAGAAGCAGTTGCCTCCCGGCACGCCAAAGCCGCCTGATGATGTGCTTGTGCCGGCTGGTCTAACGTTCAATCCGCCAAATCATCCTGTACCGCTAAACAATGCCGCGCAATGGTGGCGCTGGACTCCGGGAGCAAACTGGCGGCATCCGCAGGGACCCGGTAGTAGTATTGATGGCAAAGACGATTACCCGGTTACACAGGTTTCGTGGGAGGATGCCACCGCTTACGCGAAATGGGCAGGCAAACGTTTGCCAACCGAAGCGGAGTGGGAATATGCCGCGCGCGGTGGTGCGGAAAATGCGATATATCCATGGGGAAATGATCCGGTTGAACAGGGCAAACCAAAAGCGAATACCTGGCAGGGCAGCTTCCCCGACAGGGATACCTCATGGGACGGATTTTCTGGTCTGGCCCCAACCGGTTCGTTCGCTCCGAACAAATATGGTTTGTACGATATGGCCGGGAATGTGTGGGAATGGGTGTCGGATTGGTATACAGCGGATTATTATGCGACTTTGCCCGGAAAAGGAACTGTAAACCCCAAGGGGCCGGCTAAGGGCTATGATCCGGATGAGCCTTTTGTGCCGAAAAAAGTAACCCGGGGTGGTTCGTTTATGTGCAATGCATCTTATTGTGAGGGCTATAAAGTGACCTCGCGGATGAAGTCTTCACCCGATACGGGACTGGAAAATACTGGTTTCCGTTGCGTGGCTGGAAACTAA
- a CDS encoding low affinity iron permease family protein, translating to MAKKKKIGWFENVANLITCWVGSGPAFGIAALVVIVWAISGPLFHFSETWQLVINTGTTIVTFLMVFLIQKSQNKDNKAIQLKLNELIAASRHSSNRMVDIEDLSEEELDQLHKYYKRLSDIAEEDEDIHTSHSIDEAEKIQAAKRSIRQHHTNHKE from the coding sequence ATGGCAAAAAAAAAGAAAATCGGCTGGTTTGAAAACGTAGCGAACCTGATCACCTGTTGGGTTGGAAGCGGGCCTGCCTTTGGCATTGCAGCGCTGGTGGTGATTGTCTGGGCCATTAGCGGTCCCCTCTTTCATTTTTCGGAGACCTGGCAATTGGTCATCAATACCGGCACAACGATCGTTACCTTTTTAATGGTTTTCCTGATCCAAAAATCACAGAACAAAGACAACAAGGCTATCCAGTTAAAGCTCAATGAACTTATTGCAGCCTCCCGTCACTCCAGTAACCGTATGGTCGATATCGAAGATCTGAGCGAAGAAGAGTTGGATCAACTGCACAAATATTATAAACGCCTGTCAGACATTGCCGAAGAGGACGAGGATATCCACACGTCTCATTCCATAGATGAAGCCGAAAAAATACAGGCCGCTAAAAGATCAATAAGACAACATCACACCAATCACAAAGAATGA
- a CDS encoding dicarboxylate/amino acid:cation symporter: MKKVFSNLTFQVLIAITFGILVGAFIPEFAPHAKLISQSFINMISMLIAPIIFLTIVLGIAHMGDMKKVGRVGGKALLYFEIVTTLAIMIGMVVANVVKPGEGVQTASGDVNKVKDYADKAGEINWAEFFAHIIPHNIFEAFSTGDILQILFFAILFGYGLSKMGEQGASLLSTFDKLSKVFFNIMKIVMRLAPIGAFGGMAYSVGTYGLHTLLPMAKLMASVYLTCALFIFVVLNGICRYYKFSLWTYLRYIRQEILIVLGTSSSESVLPSMMQKMEAIGCKKSVVGLVIPTGYSFNLDGTAIYLSMAVIFLCQVFHVDLSVGQQLSILAVLMVTSKGAAGVTGSGFIVLASTLTALKIMPVEHIAILLGVDRFMSEARAITNMIGNGIAAIVIAKSENDFDEKKYLRATNPDAIERTEEDIV, from the coding sequence ATGAAGAAAGTTTTTTCTAACCTGACTTTTCAGGTGCTCATAGCTATTACGTTCGGCATTTTGGTCGGGGCTTTTATCCCGGAGTTTGCGCCACATGCGAAACTGATCAGCCAGAGCTTTATCAATATGATCAGCATGCTCATTGCACCGATCATCTTCTTGACGATCGTGCTGGGTATTGCACATATGGGCGACATGAAGAAAGTTGGCCGGGTAGGTGGTAAAGCTTTGCTGTACTTTGAGATTGTGACTACGCTGGCTATTATGATCGGGATGGTCGTGGCGAATGTGGTAAAGCCCGGTGAGGGCGTTCAGACAGCATCGGGGGATGTGAACAAGGTGAAGGATTATGCTGATAAAGCCGGGGAGATCAATTGGGCGGAGTTCTTTGCGCACATCATTCCACATAATATTTTTGAAGCCTTTAGTACGGGCGACATCCTGCAGATATTGTTCTTTGCTATACTTTTCGGTTATGGGTTAAGTAAGATGGGAGAGCAGGGCGCCTCTTTGCTGAGTACTTTCGATAAGTTGTCGAAGGTTTTTTTCAACATTATGAAGATTGTGATGCGTCTGGCCCCGATTGGGGCATTTGGCGGAATGGCTTATAGTGTGGGTACTTATGGCCTGCATACGCTTTTACCTATGGCAAAACTAATGGCTTCTGTATACCTGACATGCGCGCTTTTTATTTTTGTTGTACTAAATGGCATTTGCCGGTATTATAAGTTTAGCTTGTGGACTTACCTGAGGTACATCAGGCAGGAGATCCTGATTGTGCTCGGTACATCTTCCTCGGAGTCTGTTCTTCCGAGTATGATGCAGAAAATGGAGGCTATTGGCTGCAAAAAATCTGTTGTAGGTTTGGTAATCCCGACGGGCTACTCGTTTAACCTGGATGGTACGGCGATCTACCTCTCGATGGCGGTCATTTTTCTGTGTCAGGTGTTCCATGTGGATTTGTCGGTAGGCCAGCAGTTGAGTATACTTGCAGTGCTGATGGTGACCTCCAAGGGTGCCGCGGGTGTTACCGGAAGTGGATTTATTGTGCTGGCCTCGACGCTGACAGCGCTAAAGATCATGCCGGTTGAACATATTGCGATATTGCTGGGGGTCGACCGTTTCATGTCGGAAGCCCGCGCGATTACCAATATGATAGGCAATGGTATTGCTGCCATTGTGATCGCGAAAAGTGAAAACGATTTTGACGAGAAGAAGTACCTCCGGGCGACGAATCCGGACGCTATAGAAAGAACTGAAGAAGATATTGTATGA
- a CDS encoding HPP family protein, with the protein MRRKIRKHVRAARYILYKETLVDRKEHFWTFLGSFTGIALIGLLHSPYFEAHDNLFLIGSFGASAVLIYGVINSPLAQPRNLIGGHVISAIIGVTIHKLIPGELWLASALSVSLSIVCMQITKTLHPPGGATALIANIGSEKILSLGYLYVISPVLSGCIILLAVAIFFNNRTSHRSYPRNKRWYLFWKRYRRP; encoded by the coding sequence ATGAGGCGAAAGATCAGAAAACATGTACGTGCCGCAAGGTATATCCTGTATAAAGAAACGCTGGTCGACCGGAAAGAACACTTCTGGACTTTCCTTGGTTCTTTTACCGGCATAGCGCTTATCGGCCTGCTGCACAGTCCGTATTTTGAAGCGCACGACAATCTTTTCCTGATCGGCTCTTTTGGTGCCTCCGCCGTACTTATCTACGGCGTTATCAATAGTCCCCTCGCACAGCCACGGAACCTGATCGGCGGACACGTCATTTCGGCTATCATCGGCGTTACCATCCATAAACTGATACCCGGCGAACTCTGGCTTGCCTCAGCGCTGTCTGTGTCGCTATCCATAGTCTGCATGCAGATCACTAAAACCCTGCATCCTCCCGGAGGCGCAACCGCCCTGATCGCTAATATCGGATCGGAAAAAATCTTATCGCTCGGGTACCTTTACGTGATCAGTCCCGTACTGTCGGGATGTATTATCCTTCTGGCCGTTGCCATATTTTTCAATAACAGAACCTCGCATAGAAGTTATCCGAGAAACAAACGCTGGTATCTTTTCTGGAAACGCTACCGCCGTCCCTAA
- a CDS encoding glycoside hydrolase family 2 protein yields MTISKRLLFIILVIATAIMVHTASGQKPKLPTKWTQAAMNTDMPSPDYPRPQLQRADWLSLNGKWDYLGGKQVENALNPIRPINFEGKKETILVPYCPESVLSGIERNQEINMWYRRNFEIPASWKGKQVIIHFDAVDHDATVFVNGQKAGTHAGGYDAFSINITPFLKKGSNVLIVAAHDPNDGKTPSGKNGPRGDYTFTSGIWQSVWLEPVGKNYIKNLKLTPDVANSRLQITVSADVAQITAAALDGKKVISETKAQAGTTFYLPVPNPKLWSPDDPFLYDLKLTLYDKSGKVTDEVTSYFGMRDVRLGKVNGVVRPLLNNQFVMQVGLLDQGYWPDGILTAPTDEALKYDVEFTKRAGFNLIRKHMKTEPKRFYYWADKLGLLVWQDMPAMWYQHEDTAKTRTAFRKELKAMMDDLHNPPSIIAWVPFNENWGAFDVKEITDWVKKYDPSRLVNGNSGFNNNPGYQKAAGDPGNGDFVDTHIYIGPNDASKPDDKRAASLGEYGGVGLFVRGHMWPVDNNAYGYEPTKERLTDKYVLLMDQVEQLMKYKGLSVAIYTQTTDVEHEINGLLTYDRAFEKMEVERVREVNQAVINESKKIN; encoded by the coding sequence ATGACAATATCTAAGAGACTGCTTTTCATCATCTTAGTGATCGCAACAGCGATCATGGTGCACACAGCATCCGGCCAGAAGCCGAAACTACCCACAAAATGGACACAGGCTGCCATGAACACAGATATGCCGTCTCCAGATTATCCCCGACCGCAGTTACAGCGGGCCGACTGGCTTTCGCTTAACGGAAAATGGGATTATCTTGGCGGAAAGCAGGTCGAAAACGCCTTGAACCCAATAAGGCCAATAAACTTTGAAGGCAAAAAAGAAACCATCCTTGTGCCCTACTGTCCGGAATCAGTACTTTCGGGTATAGAGCGTAACCAGGAAATCAATATGTGGTACCGGAGGAACTTTGAGATCCCGGCATCCTGGAAAGGTAAGCAGGTGATCATCCACTTCGACGCGGTTGACCACGACGCCACGGTGTTTGTAAACGGACAAAAAGCCGGCACTCACGCAGGCGGCTACGATGCCTTCAGCATCAACATCACACCTTTCCTAAAAAAAGGAAGTAATGTTTTGATTGTTGCAGCGCACGACCCTAACGATGGCAAGACACCCTCCGGCAAAAACGGTCCGCGCGGCGACTACACCTTTACCTCCGGCATCTGGCAGAGTGTGTGGCTGGAACCAGTTGGCAAAAACTACATCAAAAACCTAAAGCTAACGCCCGATGTGGCTAATAGCCGCTTGCAGATTACGGTAAGCGCTGATGTCGCACAGATCACAGCAGCGGCCCTTGACGGTAAAAAAGTTATTTCAGAGACAAAGGCGCAAGCTGGGACCACATTCTACCTTCCGGTGCCAAACCCTAAGCTATGGTCGCCAGACGACCCTTTCTTATACGACCTCAAGCTCACGCTATACGATAAAAGCGGAAAGGTCACCGACGAGGTCACCAGCTATTTCGGCATGCGCGATGTGCGCCTTGGCAAGGTAAATGGCGTGGTAAGACCCCTGCTCAACAATCAATTTGTGATGCAGGTGGGCTTGCTGGATCAGGGTTACTGGCCCGATGGTATTCTGACGGCTCCGACAGATGAGGCACTTAAATACGATGTAGAATTCACAAAAAGAGCTGGTTTCAACCTGATCAGGAAACACATGAAAACCGAACCTAAGCGCTTCTATTACTGGGCCGACAAGCTTGGCCTGCTTGTGTGGCAGGATATGCCTGCCATGTGGTATCAGCATGAAGACACGGCAAAAACCAGAACCGCTTTCCGTAAGGAGCTCAAGGCAATGATGGACGATCTGCATAACCCTCCGTCAATCATAGCCTGGGTGCCTTTCAATGAAAACTGGGGAGCTTTCGACGTCAAAGAGATTACCGACTGGGTGAAAAAGTATGATCCCTCGAGGCTGGTCAACGGAAACTCGGGATTCAATAACAACCCTGGCTATCAGAAAGCGGCCGGAGATCCGGGAAATGGCGACTTTGTGGACACTCACATTTACATAGGCCCGAACGACGCCTCAAAGCCGGACGATAAGCGGGCAGCCTCTCTGGGTGAATACGGAGGCGTCGGACTGTTTGTGAGGGGACATATGTGGCCGGTTGACAACAATGCCTACGGTTACGAACCAACAAAGGAAAGGCTCACCGACAAGTATGTACTACTGATGGACCAGGTAGAGCAACTCATGAAGTATAAGGGATTAAGCGTCGCTATTTATACGCAGACCACCGATGTAGAGCACGAAATAAACGGGCTGCTCACGTATGATCGTGCCTTTGAAAAAATGGAGGTTGAACGGGTGCGCGAGGTAAATCAGGCAGTAATCAATGAAAGTAAAAAGATCAACTAA
- a CDS encoding arylsulfatase — MRYIIGSAVTIALLAGAYAFKTVDEIKPGKAADSRPNIMIIMADDMGYADIGSYGSEVSTPNLDRLAANGIRFRQFYNNARCCPTRASLLTGLYPHQAGIGHMTNDPEDSVAYNYNLKGYQGALNNNCVTIAEVLKGSGYQTLMSGKWHVGYHGQQRWPLQRGFDKYYGILAGAANYFTPTGPRGLTLMNEQVEPEGDNFYLTDALTDYAVKFLDENRKESKLPFFMYLAYTSPHWPLNALKDDVDKYRNKYKSGWKALRKERYARMIQSGVLTAEAGLSKDDAADWDKLSAEKQDEMDFRMALYAAQIDRMDQNIGRVIKALEASSELENTLIFFLSDNGACAEGGDLGGGLKENLGSKRGYMLSYGQSWANASNTPFKKYKHWVNEGGISTPLIVHWPKAIPKNKNGKFTDQYGFLPDLMATVVEVSGSKYPARYKGQDILPMAGKSLLPVIRGVEKPVHAQPIFWEHEGNSAVRLGNMKLVCEYEEGKPRKWQLYDISKDRSELNDLAEKNPEQVRRLSAAYDEWALHTGVKPWNEIRKILASRRK; from the coding sequence ATGAGATACATCATTGGAAGCGCTGTTACTATTGCGCTGTTGGCCGGTGCTTACGCCTTTAAGACGGTTGATGAGATCAAGCCGGGCAAGGCTGCAGACAGCCGTCCGAATATTATGATTATTATGGCCGACGATATGGGCTATGCCGATATTGGAAGTTACGGGAGTGAAGTGTCGACCCCCAATCTGGACCGGCTGGCGGCAAATGGCATCCGCTTCCGGCAGTTTTATAACAATGCCCGATGCTGTCCGACTCGTGCTTCTTTATTAACAGGTCTGTATCCGCATCAGGCAGGCATCGGGCACATGACCAATGATCCGGAAGACAGTGTGGCCTACAACTATAATCTGAAAGGATACCAGGGGGCTTTAAATAATAATTGCGTTACGATAGCCGAGGTATTGAAGGGTTCCGGATATCAGACGCTGATGTCCGGTAAATGGCATGTCGGATATCATGGTCAGCAAAGATGGCCGCTTCAACGCGGTTTTGATAAGTACTATGGGATACTCGCAGGAGCGGCAAACTACTTTACCCCGACGGGGCCCAGGGGGCTGACATTGATGAATGAACAGGTGGAACCGGAGGGCGATAATTTTTATCTGACCGATGCGCTGACGGATTACGCTGTAAAGTTTTTAGACGAAAATCGCAAGGAAAGCAAATTGCCTTTTTTCATGTATCTGGCGTATACGAGTCCGCATTGGCCTCTTAATGCGCTGAAAGACGACGTTGATAAATACCGGAACAAATATAAGTCGGGCTGGAAAGCACTACGGAAAGAACGGTACGCCCGGATGATACAATCGGGCGTGTTGACAGCAGAGGCGGGGTTAAGTAAGGATGATGCGGCCGACTGGGACAAGCTTTCTGCCGAAAAGCAGGATGAGATGGATTTCAGGATGGCGCTGTATGCGGCTCAGATTGACCGCATGGACCAGAATATCGGGCGGGTGATCAAAGCACTAGAAGCATCGAGTGAACTTGAGAATACGCTGATCTTCTTTTTATCTGATAATGGCGCATGCGCAGAAGGCGGGGATCTGGGTGGAGGTCTTAAAGAGAATTTAGGTTCGAAGCGGGGTTATATGCTCAGTTACGGCCAGTCATGGGCCAACGCCTCGAACACGCCGTTTAAAAAGTACAAACATTGGGTGAACGAGGGTGGTATCAGCACACCGCTTATTGTTCATTGGCCTAAAGCAATCCCTAAAAATAAAAATGGTAAATTTACTGACCAGTATGGGTTTCTCCCGGATCTTATGGCGACAGTAGTAGAGGTTTCGGGGTCGAAATACCCGGCAAGGTACAAGGGGCAGGATATTTTGCCTATGGCTGGCAAAAGCCTGCTGCCTGTTATCCGGGGTGTTGAAAAGCCAGTGCATGCTCAGCCGATTTTTTGGGAGCATGAAGGCAATTCGGCGGTTAGGCTGGGCAATATGAAACTGGTGTGCGAATATGAGGAAGGGAAGCCACGGAAGTGGCAGCTATATGATATTAGCAAAGACAGATCTGAACTGAATGATCTGGCAGAAAAAAATCCAGAGCAGGTTCGCAGGTTATCTGCAGCTTATGATGAATGGGCGTTACATACTGGCGTTAAGCCCTGGAATGAGATCAGAAAGATTTTAGCTTCGAGAAGGAAGTAG
- a CDS encoding GNAT family N-acetyltransferase, whose translation MEYNFRKAGANEIDQIWAILAKAIERRKAEGSEQWQDGYPNMEVVRNDISKQAGYVLTEKDQIVGYVAVLVNDEPAYDNIEGKWLSTGDFVVIHRVGIAESHLGRGLARQMLEHIARFAAERNIPSIKADTNFDNPAMIRTFENAGYVYCGEVLLRGKSRRAYEKVLHN comes from the coding sequence ATGGAATACAACTTCAGAAAAGCTGGCGCCAACGAAATTGACCAGATATGGGCTATTTTGGCAAAGGCGATTGAAAGAAGAAAGGCAGAGGGCAGCGAGCAATGGCAAGACGGCTACCCCAATATGGAAGTGGTCCGAAACGACATCAGCAAACAGGCAGGATATGTGCTGACGGAAAAAGACCAGATTGTGGGGTACGTAGCAGTACTAGTAAACGACGAGCCAGCGTACGACAATATCGAAGGAAAATGGCTTAGTACGGGCGACTTCGTTGTCATACACCGGGTAGGCATAGCTGAAAGTCACCTGGGAAGAGGTCTGGCAAGACAAATGCTTGAACATATCGCCCGCTTTGCGGCAGAACGAAACATACCCAGCATCAAGGCCGATACCAACTTCGACAACCCCGCCATGATCCGGACTTTTGAAAACGCGGGGTATGTGTACTGCGGGGAAGTACTTTTAAGAGGAAAATCGCGGCGGGCGTACGAAAAAGTTTTGCATAATTAA
- a CDS encoding group III truncated hemoglobin has product MAASKDISTDEDIVLLVDTFYTNIRENELLGPIFGAIINDRWPEHLEKMYRFWQTVLLEKHNYSGSPFPPHANMAIGKHHFDTWLTLWRTTLNSLFAGPLTEEAKWRAEKMATMFLSKIEYYRNHPGFPLM; this is encoded by the coding sequence ATGGCAGCATCAAAAGATATCAGTACGGATGAGGATATTGTTTTATTGGTCGACACCTTTTACACCAATATCCGGGAAAACGAATTACTCGGACCTATCTTCGGCGCCATAATCAACGACCGCTGGCCCGAACATCTTGAAAAGATGTACCGTTTCTGGCAAACGGTGTTGTTAGAAAAACACAATTACAGCGGAAGCCCCTTCCCACCGCATGCAAACATGGCCATTGGCAAGCACCATTTCGATACCTGGCTGACTTTGTGGCGCACTACGCTGAACAGTCTCTTCGCAGGGCCGCTTACCGAAGAAGCAAAGTGGCGTGCAGAAAAGATGGCGACAATGTTCCTGTCCAAAATCGAATATTACCGAAACCACCCCGGCTTCCCATTAATGTAA
- a CDS encoding arylsulfatase produces the protein MKKRTAVYVLLAVFLAAPLASMSRALPKKPKKPNIILILADDLGYSDLGCYGGEINTPNLDRIAKQGMQFTQFYNVSRCCPTRASLLTGLYNHDAGIGHMTTAENDSGYRGHLGKNTVTIAEVLKQAGYSTAMVGKWHVSNTITQEKEEQIKWLSHRAEYPLFSPLEQYPTKRGFDKFYGTIWGVIDFYDPFSLVEGTTPVKQVPANYYHTDAINDKASGYIREFAKKGEPFFLYMAHNAPHWPIQALPEDIEKYKDTYKVGWEAIRRNRYQRMVKLGLIDSTKVKLSPRNPAQMTWENNPHKEWDARAMAVHAAMIDRMDQGIGRVLKTLEDTGELDNTIIVFLSDNGASAELSERYGPGFDRPGETRDGRKISYATDKSVMPGPQTTFFSIGPSWANVANTPFRLWKSQSLEGGVHTPMIVSWPDGIKKKGSKSAQVGHVMDFMATFIDVTGAAYPKEYNGNMITPLAGKSLAPLFRGKKVEGHSVLCNEHEGSKYVRYDNWKLVVAGPDRKWQLYNMTDDPTELNNLASQHPDKVKAMSAMWDEWAKNHHVLPKP, from the coding sequence ATGAAAAAAAGAACTGCTGTCTATGTTTTGCTTGCTGTATTTCTGGCTGCGCCACTCGCATCTATGTCGCGAGCACTCCCTAAAAAACCAAAAAAGCCTAATATCATTTTGATTTTGGCCGATGATCTGGGTTACTCCGATCTGGGCTGTTATGGCGGTGAGATTAATACGCCGAATCTGGACCGTATAGCAAAGCAGGGGATGCAGTTTACCCAGTTTTACAACGTGTCGAGGTGCTGCCCGACCAGAGCCTCGCTGCTGACTGGTCTCTATAACCACGATGCGGGGATAGGGCATATGACTACCGCAGAAAATGACAGTGGTTATCGCGGTCACCTTGGGAAAAATACCGTTACGATTGCCGAAGTACTGAAGCAGGCCGGCTATAGCACGGCGATGGTGGGTAAGTGGCATGTTTCTAACACAATTACACAGGAAAAAGAGGAACAAATCAAATGGCTTAGTCACCGCGCAGAATATCCGCTCTTTTCGCCGCTGGAGCAATATCCCACGAAAAGAGGGTTTGATAAGTTTTACGGGACGATATGGGGTGTGATTGATTTTTATGATCCCTTTAGCCTGGTAGAGGGCACTACGCCTGTTAAGCAGGTGCCTGCAAATTATTACCATACCGATGCAATTAACGATAAGGCTTCCGGTTATATCCGTGAATTTGCAAAAAAAGGTGAGCCGTTCTTTCTATATATGGCGCACAATGCGCCACACTGGCCAATCCAGGCGCTTCCTGAAGATATTGAAAAGTATAAGGATACCTATAAAGTCGGCTGGGAGGCCATCAGACGCAACCGCTATCAGCGGATGGTTAAGCTTGGTTTGATCGATTCAACCAAGGTGAAGCTGTCACCGCGCAACCCTGCTCAAATGACCTGGGAGAATAACCCGCATAAAGAATGGGATGCCCGGGCAATGGCGGTGCATGCGGCGATGATAGACAGGATGGATCAAGGGATTGGACGTGTGTTGAAAACGCTTGAGGATACGGGTGAACTGGACAATACCATCATCGTATTTTTAAGTGATAATGGTGCCAGTGCCGAGCTTTCAGAAAGGTATGGACCGGGTTTTGACCGACCGGGCGAAACGCGGGACGGGAGAAAGATCTCGTATGCGACAGACAAATCGGTAATGCCTGGTCCGCAGACAACCTTCTTCTCGATTGGGCCGAGCTGGGCCAATGTAGCCAATACGCCTTTCCGGCTATGGAAGTCGCAATCGCTGGAGGGCGGCGTTCACACGCCTATGATCGTTTCCTGGCCTGACGGCATTAAAAAGAAAGGGAGTAAATCTGCGCAGGTTGGCCATGTAATGGATTTTATGGCGACTTTTATTGATGTTACAGGGGCGGCTTATCCGAAGGAATATAACGGAAATATGATTACGCCGCTGGCAGGTAAGAGTTTGGCACCACTGTTTAGAGGTAAAAAGGTTGAGGGGCATTCCGTATTGTGTAATGAGCATGAGGGCAGCAAGTATGTGAGGTATGACAACTGGAAACTGGTGGTTGCCGGTCCCGACCGGAAGTGGCAGCTGTACAATATGACGGACGATCCGACCGAACTGAACAATCTTGCCAGTCAGCATCCCGACAAAGTCAAAGCCATGTCGGCCATGTGGGATGAATGGGCAAAGAATCATCATGTGTTACCTAAGCCATAA
- a CDS encoding HopJ type III effector protein has protein sequence MKEDIAGLLNLIQSKNMNFSGLIAFIEERYDHTPTAFRNGEVYNEASQNQGSAKVLTFAKLNGLSEEDTLQLFAEHYEAVLATPEGTDHQNIRQFMARGWEGVAFEGVALKAKS, from the coding sequence ATGAAAGAAGATATTGCCGGTTTGCTGAACCTTATTCAGTCGAAGAACATGAATTTTTCGGGCCTGATTGCCTTTATAGAGGAACGTTATGATCATACCCCGACGGCCTTCAGGAATGGAGAGGTTTACAACGAGGCTTCGCAAAATCAGGGTAGCGCGAAGGTGCTGACTTTTGCAAAGCTTAACGGGCTCTCGGAAGAAGACACTTTACAGTTGTTTGCCGAGCATTACGAAGCAGTGCTTGCGACCCCGGAAGGTACAGATCATCAGAACATCAGGCAGTTTATGGCCCGGGGCTGGGAGGGCGTTGCCTTCGAGGGTGTGGCTTTAAAGGCTAAGTCTTAG